A window of the Cannabis sativa cultivar Pink pepper isolate KNU-18-1 chromosome X, ASM2916894v1, whole genome shotgun sequence genome harbors these coding sequences:
- the LOC115722921 gene encoding uncharacterized protein LOC115722921: MPGRLKVKHSVIAEGPVLSESQAEFLLQEFFDSEVKNAVFSILGIKSPGLDGFGSYFFQDNWELIRKDICEAVSSFLHSGNLLKEINSIVITLIPKIKCPNKVSDFRPISCCNVLYKVATKLICSRLDWDFLEEMLIELKFPSNFISLIMTCVKTPRYSLMFNGSLHGFFGAKRSLRQGDLMSPLLFVLGMEYLSRILIKVGKKEEFNFHERCGLNVNKEKSTMYCSGMTDGEIQRILDMSGCTRQNDPFKYLGVPICARKINAADCSCLAQKRAARIKVWGTRNLSFASRLVLVNSVLISIHIYWSQMMILPKKVIKEIEAICRSFLWTGKDMMAGAGSISWEKIYTPKKEGGLGIMNIASWNIVAMAKHVWAVANKKHNLWVKWVHCVYIKQQDWWEYNVPTTSSWFVWGNEVWNRLNSRKHSFLMWLAVQNRLKTQERLYNFNIIDSPDYVEGLAELEGVGRFFAWAAEVYPKVQNLQILQGCKDGSCGCLGLCNLESKK, translated from the exons ATGCCGGGGAGATTGAAAGTGAAACATTCAGTGATAGCAGAGGGGCCGGTTTTATCAGAGTCACAAGCTGAGTTTCTCTTACAAGAGTTTTTTGATTCTGAAGTTAAGAATGCAGTTTTCAGCATCCTTGGAATCAAAAGCCCTGGGCTTGATGGGTTTGGGAGTTATTTCTTTCAAGACAACTGGGAGCTTATTAGGAAAGACATTTGTGAAGCAGTATCCTCTTTTCTGCACTCAGGTAACCTTCTCAAGGAGATCAACTCCATAGTCATTACTTTAATTCCTAAAATCAAATGCCCTAATAAGGTGAGTGATTTTAGGCCCATATCTTGTTGTAATGTGCTTTATAAGGTGGCCACTAAGTTGATTTGCTCTAGATTGGATTGGGATTTCCTTGAGGAAATGTTGATAGAGTTGAAGTTCCCATCAAATTTTATAAGCTTGATTATGACATGTGTGAAGACTCCTAGATACTCATTGATGTTCAATGGATCTCTTCATGGTTTTTTTGGAGCTAAAAGGAGTTTGAGGCAAGGGGACCTGATGTCTCCCTTACTTTTTGTGTTAGGTATGGAGTACCTAAGTAGAATCCTGATCAAGGTGGGGAAGAAAGAGGAGTTTAACTTCCATGAAAGATGTG GCTTGAATGTTAATAAGGAGAAATCAACTATGTATTGCTCGGGCATGACAGATGGAGAGATCCAAAGAATATTGGATATGTCTGGTTGTACTAGACAAAATGACCCGTTCAAATATCTTGGAGTTCCCATATGTGCAAGAAAGATCAATGCAGCCGATTGCAGTTGTCTAGCTCAGAAAAGGGCTGCCCGAATAAAGGTATGGGGAACCCGAAACTTATCTTTTGCAAGCAGATTAGTTCTTGTAAACTCAGTCCTTATTTCAATTCATATTTACTGGAGCCAAATGATGATACTTCCAAAGAAAGTAATAAAAGAGATAGAAGCCATATGTAGAAGTTTCTTGTGGACAGGGAAAGACATGATGGCAGGGGCTGGAAGCATCTCTTGGGAGAAAATCTACACTCCTAAGAAAGAAGGAGGTCTCGGCATAATGAATATTGCCTCATGGAACATAGTAGCCATGGCTAAGCATGTTTGGGCTGTAGCCAATAAAAAACACAATCTATGGGTTAAGTGGGTGCATTGTGTGTACATCAAACAACAAGATTGGTGGGAGTATAATGTTCCCACAACCAGCAGCTG GTTTGTCTGGGGCAATGAGGTCTGGAATAGACTTAATTCTCGTAAACATAGCTTCTTGATGTGGTTGGCTGTGCAAAACCGGTTGAAAACTCAAGAAAGACTTTATAATTTCAATATCATTGACTCACCCGACT ATGTTGAAGGTTTGGCTGAATTGGAGGGTGTAGGCCGATTCTTTGCTTGGGCTGCTGAAGTGTATCCGAAAGTCCAAAATCTCCAAATTCTGCAAGGGTGTAAAGATGGCAGCTGTGGCTGCCTTGGCTTATGCAATTTGGAGAGCAAGAAATGA